From one Actinopolyspora saharensis genomic stretch:
- a CDS encoding DUF3263 domain-containing protein: MTQPIERVPEQARGSAVDDTGEEVRPDELTEREREVLAFERQWWKGTDSKERAVRELFALTLSEYRHLLDDLLDKPAAMRSEPMLIKRLRRERRSAAFGSAPHVPDPYGSS, from the coding sequence ATGACTCAGCCGATCGAGCGCGTTCCCGAACAGGCCAGGGGGAGCGCGGTCGACGACACCGGCGAGGAAGTCCGCCCCGACGAGCTGACCGAGCGTGAGCGCGAAGTGCTCGCCTTCGAACGTCAGTGGTGGAAGGGCACGGACAGCAAGGAACGAGCGGTTCGGGAGCTGTTCGCGCTCACCCTGTCCGAGTACCGGCACCTGCTCGATGATCTGCTGGACAAGCCCGCGGCGATGCGGAGCGAGCCGATGCTGATCAAGCGACTGCGTCGCGAACGCCGCTCGGCCGCGTTCGGCTCGGCCCCACACGTCCCGGACCCGTACGGGAGTAGTTGA
- a CDS encoding LytR C-terminal domain-containing protein, whose translation MTSGEPPTGPSAARIGGFTLIGIGALALVFGTASVFAGESDTVAEPSTGPVATSSRTASESESTSTGTSPTESAENGGENTEEAEQSTSSAPPEESSAPSSPPQRVTSENRSPDNTGSREGGSDSSGKSESVSLRVYNNSKIEGLAHRAADDLRGAGFDVAEVNNYSGGRIPVTTVYYRPDTGERSKAETVARKLDVRTEPRFDGISDASPGVIVIVTKNYDGLG comes from the coding sequence ATGACCTCCGGAGAACCCCCCACCGGCCCCTCCGCAGCGCGGATCGGCGGTTTCACGCTCATAGGAATCGGAGCGCTCGCGCTCGTCTTCGGAACGGCCTCGGTGTTCGCCGGTGAGAGCGACACGGTGGCCGAACCCTCCACCGGACCGGTGGCGACGAGCTCGCGGACCGCCTCCGAGAGCGAAAGCACATCGACGGGGACGAGCCCCACCGAGAGCGCGGAGAACGGCGGGGAGAACACGGAGGAAGCGGAGCAGTCCACCTCCTCAGCACCCCCCGAGGAGTCGAGCGCGCCCAGCTCCCCACCGCAGCGGGTTACCTCGGAGAACCGGAGCCCGGACAACACCGGCTCCCGGGAGGGCGGCTCGGACTCCTCCGGGAAGTCCGAGAGCGTCTCCCTGCGGGTGTACAACAACAGCAAGATCGAGGGGCTCGCGCACCGCGCTGCGGACGACCTGCGCGGCGCCGGGTTCGACGTGGCCGAGGTGAACAACTACTCGGGAGGGCGCATCCCCGTCACGACCGTGTACTACCGACCGGACACCGGCGAGCGCTCCAAGGCCGAAACGGTGGCGCGGAAACTCGACGTGCGGACCGAACCCAGGTTCGACGGCATATCCGACGCCAGTCCCGGGGTTATCGTGATAGTCACCAAGAACTACGACGGCCTGGGGTAG